The window TCTCGATGGCCGAGTCGACCACGTCCTCGTCGGGGAACGTGTAGTGACCGACCGCGTCGAGGTCGGCACCCGACTGTGCTTCGACGAGCAGTCGGCGTGCCTCGGCGGCGGTGTCGAGGTCGGCGTGGGCTTCGAGTTCGTGGAAACGCAGGTCGCCCTCGCGGACCCGGTCCGCGAGCGTCTCGGCGTCCGGCGTGTCGGTGGCGTCGTCGCTCATGCCCGACGCTACCGGGCGTCGACCCTAACCGTTACCGATTCCGAGTCTGCGGGACGCTCCGCCGGCAGTCGGCACCCGGCCCCGCCGAGGGTCGCCGCCGCCCGAACGGTTTTGCTCCTCGCGGTCGGCCATCCGGTATGACGGCACCTGCCGACCTCGTCCTGACGAACGGCGAGGTCCACACGCTCGGCGACCCCGACGAGACCTACGAGGCGGTCGCGGTCCGGGACGGCCGGATCGTCCGCCTCGCCGACAGCGACGAGATCGACTTCCTCGTCGGCGTCGAGACCGAGGTGGTCGACCTCGCGGGCCGCGTCTGCCTGCCGGGGTTCACCGACGCACACACCCACATGACGACGCTCGGCCGGTCGCTGGTCCACGCCGACCTCTCGACGGCCGACTCGCCGGGCGACGCCATCGAACTGCTGCGGGACCGCGCCGCCGAGGTCGCCGAGGACGAGTGGGTCCTCGGCTTCGGCTACGACGAGAGCACGTGGGACGAGTCGCGTTACCTGACCCGGAACGATCTGGACGCCGTGACCGGCGCACAGCCAGTCGCGGCGGTGCGCGAGGACATGCACGTCGCCTCGCTGAACAGCGTCGCACTGGATCGCTTGCTCGACGAGATGCCCGACGACGACGTCCACCGCGACGCGGAGGGACCGACCGGCGTCGTCGTCGAGGAAGCGGTCGATCCCCTCTATGCGGCCATCGAACCCGGTCCCACGGAGACCCGCGACCTCCTCGAATCGGCACAGGCCTACGCCAACGAACGCGGCGTCGTCGGCGTCCACGACATGGTCCGGCAGTCGCACGCCCCCGGCGTCTACCGGGATCTGGCCGCCGACGGCGACCTCTCCCTGCGGGTGCGGCTCAACTACTGGAGCGACCACCTCGACGCCCTGCTGGACCTCCGTGAGCGCACGAACCACGGGAGTGAGTTCGTGCGGGTCGGCGCGGTCAAGAGCTACACCGACGGGAGTTTCGGCGGCCGGACCGCGAAGCTGTCCGAGCCGTACGCCGACGCAGAGGAGGGAGAGGAGGACGGCGACGCGGAGGACGGCGGGACAGCCACTGGCTCGTGGGTCGTCGCGCCCGACGAGTTACAGGCTCTCGTCACGCGGGCTGACGACGCCGGCCTCCAGTTCACCGCCCACGCAATCGGCGACGAGGCGGTCGACGCGGTGCTGGACGCCTACGAGACCTGCGACGATCCGGGGGCGGCCCGCCACCGCGTCGAACACGCAGAACTGACCAGCGACGAGGCGATCGAGCGATTCGCCGACTCGGGCGTGATCGCGTCGGTCCAGCCGAACTTCCTGAAGTGGGCCGGCGAGGGTGGGCTGTACGAGTCCCGCCTCGGCGACCGCCGGACCGAGACGAACCGCTACGCCGACCTGCTGGCTGCTGGAGTGCACCTCGCGTTCGGGAGCGACTGCATGCCGCTCGACCCACTGCTCGGTGTCCACCACGCGGTGAACGCGCCCGCCGCGGCCCAGCGACTCGGCGTGACCGAGGCGCTCCGGGCGTACACTCGCGGGGCCGCCTACGCCGGCTTCGACGAGGACCGACTGGGCACGGTCGAAGTCGGGAAACTGGCCGACCTGGTGGTTCTGGACGACTCGCCGTGGGAGCAGTCGGACGCGATCCGGGACATCGACGTGGCGCTGACGCTGGTCGACGGCGACGTGGTGTACGACGGTCGCTGACTTCCGGAGACGGCCGCTGTATCGACCTCCCACGACACACCGACCCACGCGCCCGACAGCTACTACTCCGGGCCGTCCCTCCGTTCACACGTGTCTCTCGACTACGACTACCACACCCACTCGACGTACTCGGACGGCGACCTGCTCTTCCGGATGCTCGCCGCGGCGGAGTCGGCCGGTCTCGCCGGCATCGGGGTCACGGACCACTGCAACGTCGCGGAGCGCGAGTCGATGCAGGAGATGAAAGCCCAGTTCGGGTTCAACCTCGATACGACCTACGAGCGTCGCCGCCGTGGGATCGAGGCCTACCGCGACCGCTTCGACCTCCACATCTTCGACGGGGTGGAGATGGACTACGAACCGCAGGACGAGAACCGAATCGCGGCGTTTCTGGAGACTGCCGACTTCGACTACGCCATCGGGAGCGTCCACCACGTCGAGGACGTGAACGTCCACTTCGAGTCGTACTTCGGCCGGAAGTCGGAGGCCGAGCGCCGAGACGTGGTAGCGACCTACTTCGACAAACTCGTCGCCCTGATCGACTCGGAGTTGTTCGAGATCGCGGCCCACCCGGACCTGATCGAGCGCAATCCCGCGCTTCGAGGGCTGGCGACCGACGAGGACTACGAGCGTGTCGCGGACGCCTTCGCCGACTCGCGGACGATTCCGGAGGTGAACGCCGGGCGCGCGCTGGACGACTACGGCGAGTTCCACCCGACGCCCGCGTTCCTCGACGCCCTGCTCGACCGCGGGGTGTCCGTGACGGTCGGGACCGACTCCCACTCTCCGGAGGTCGTCGAACCGCGGCTGGCGGCGCTGACCGAGCGACTCGACGAGGTGGGCGTCGAACCGGTCGACGTCGTGACGTGAGTCGGGACGAGAGTCAGAGAACGGGCGGCCGCAGACAGAGAGACCGAGGGGAGATTACCGCTCGTCGGAGTCGAGCACGCGAATCTGGTCGCCACGCACCGTCACCGGAATCGGGACCGTCGCCTCGTACAGTTCGACCGTCACCTGGTCTTTGCCCTCGTCGATGCGCTGGACGCGGGCCTTCTCGCCTTTGAACGGCCCGGCGATCAGTTCCACGATGTCGCCCTCCGCGATGCCCTCCACGTCCGGCGTCGGCGAGAGGAAGTGCTCCACCTCGGCGTAGCCGGAGGTGCCGGGGACGATACTGCGGGCGTGGGGAATCTCGTCCAGCAGGCGCTCGAGGACGGCCGAGTCGTCGGCCTCCACCATCACGTAGCTGGTCAGCGAGTCCGGCGCGAGGACCGCGTGGATCTCCTCGGCCTCCTTGTTCGCCAGCATCTCCGCGACCGTGCGCTCCTGGCTCGCGGTCGTCTTGACGGCGAAGATCGGCACGGTCAGACGCCTCCGAGCGGGAGTATTGCCATCACCGCGAAGATGAGAAAGCCCATCAGCCCGACGAGGAAGATGCCCGCGCCGGCGATCTTGGCGATCTGGGAGAACTCCTCCCACGACGGGGTGCTGGCCAGCTTCAACACCCGCACGTAGCTCGTGAGGTCGTACTTGACGTCCATGTTGTCTGACGGTAGTCGGTCGGGCTTTTTCTATCTATTGGAACGGACGAACGACCGGCGGGCCGAACTCCGGCCCGGTCGAAGCGTGTACTGCGTCCGGTCGAAGGGTGTGACGGTCGGGGCGACGCACCTGACGCGTCGGTCGAGACGCGTCACTGCTCCCGGCGAAGTGCCAGCACCGCGAGCGCCAACAGGGCGAGGATCGGCACCAGTACGCCGAATCCGGGCGTCGTGGTCTGCGTCGACCCGGGCGTCCCGGTCGGCGTGGCCGAGGCGGTCGCCGTCCCGCCGCCGTTTCCACCGGCGGTCGTCGTGCCGCCGGCAGTCGGCGTCCCGGTCGCGGTGGTCGTCCCGCCGACCGGGTCGACCGTCACCGTGATCGTGTCGCCGTTCAGCGCCAGTTCGTAGGTGCCCGGCGTCGTGATCGTGGTGGTGTAGCCGACGACCCGACTGCTGTTGCGCGGCAGGAAGTAGTCGGTCCCGCCGATCTCGGTCCCGTCGAGCGTCAGCGACACGTCGACAGTGCCGCCGCCGTCGCCCGCGTTGGTCAGCGTCCCGGTGACCGTCACCGTCTCGCCGACGACGAACGTCGCGCCGTCTGCCGGACTGTCGAGACTGACGCTGATGTCCGGTGTGCCGACCGGCGTCCGGGAGCCACCGCCGCCGCCTCCGCCGCCGGGTGCTTCGGTCGGCGTCTCGGTCGGCGTGGCGGTCGGCGTCTCGGTCGGCGTGGCGGTCGGCGTCTCGGTCGGTGTTGGGCTTGGCGTCGGCGTCGGTGTTGGCGTTTCAGTTGGCGTCGGTGTCGGCGTCGGTGTCTCCGTCGGCGTCGGCGTTGGTGTCGGCGTCGGCGTTGGTGTCGGTGTCGGGGTCGGCGTTGGTGTCGGTGTCGGCGTTGGTGTCGGCGTCGGCGTCGGCGTTGGTGTCGGTGTCGGTGTCGGCGTTGGCGTTGGCGTCGGCGTCGTCCCGTCCGTCTGGCCGAAGACGGCGAGGATGCCGCCGGCGCTGACGTTCGCCGTCACCGTGTTCGCCGACGTGTCGACCGCGTTGTTCTCCGGCACCTGCACCCACGCGCTCCCGGTGTCGCGGTACACCCGGAGCGTCGACTCGTCCAGGCCGGTCGCGTCGGCGTCCTCGTAGAACACCGTCAGGTTCAGCCGCGCTGTCTCGTCGAACGACCGGTTGACCGGCGACACGTTGATCGCGGGACCGAGCGAACCCTGTCCGCTCGGCGGGGCGCGCGTCGCAACAGAGGAGTTGACGAGGACGTTCCGCGCGGTGAACGAGACGGTCTCGTTCGCCAAGTTGAGCCGATCCACGTCGTTGTTCGCCGCGTCGAACTCGGTCAGGAAGTCCGCCAGCGTCGCGTTCTCGACGGTGACGTTCGTCAGGGTGTTGTCCCGCGTGTCCTGCAGGAGGTAGACACCGTAGCCGAGCGTGTCCCGGATCACGGTGTCCCGGATCTCGTTGCCGGCGACGCCTTCCATCTCGATCCCGCTGCCGGGGGTGAAACTGTCCACGCCCGAGCGTTCGATCGTCGTGTTCACGACGAGGGTGTCGTACGGCGTGTCACCGGAGTTCGACCGGAAGGCGATCCCGGTCCGGTTCGCGTCCCGGATCGTGTTGTTCGCGAGGACGTTCCCGTTCGAGTCGTAGGTGCCCGCGCTCCGGAGGATGTCGACCGTCAGGCCGGTCTCCGCGTTCTCGATCACGTTGTCCGCGACGGTCGTGTTCGTCGCGGGCGCGAGGACGATCCCGCCGCCGTCCAGTCGGTTGTTCCGAACCGTCGCGTTCGCGGTCCGGTCGATCCTGATCCCCTCGTCGCCCGCCGCGACGATGTCGTTGGCCGCCACGGTGACGTTCGAGTCGAGGCGACTGCCGGCCGTCACGTCGACGGCGGTCGTGTCGGTTCGGAGGAACGTGTTCCGGACGATCCGGAGGTCCCGGCTGAACTGTGCCACGTCCACACCGCGCGTGTCGTCTGCGAACTGGTTGTCCGCGATCACGGTCCCGTTCGCTTGCGCGTTCAGCACGCCCGCGCCGTTCGCGGTACTCGCCGTGAGGGTGCTGTCTCTGATCTCTACGTCGTCTGTGAGTCTGATCTCGACGTTGTGTTCCGCGCCGGTCAGGGCCGCCCCGGAGACGGTCCCCCGGTTCGCGCCGTACCAGAAGCCGACGCCACTGCCCCGTGTCTGGACGCCGGAGACCGACACGCCGTCGATCACTGCATCGACGCTGTTGCCGACGAAGACGCCGATCCCCGCGCCGATCCCTTCGGCGACCTCGACCGAGGAGACCGTCACGTTCCGGATCGTCGCGCGGTCGGAGCCGACGGTGACGCCGACACCGCGGCCGACGCCGGTGGCAGTCACGTCTTCGACCACCGCGTCGGTCGTCCCGGCCAGCAGGACCCCGTGGCTCCCGTTCGCCGGCGAGACGCCCCGGACTTCGACGTTCGAACTCGCCACGTAGGCGACGAACGCCGGATCGTCGACTGCCGTCACACTCGTCCCGGTCTCGTTGGTCCGGTAGACGATCGGGCGGCCGTCGATCGTGTTCGAGGTGTCGATGTCGTGGAGGTAGTGGCGCACGTCGGTTCTGTCCGCCGAGTTGCTCCCGAAGTCACTCGTTCCACGAGCGGGCGTGATGTCGAACCGACCGGGGTAGCCGATCTCGCGCAGGGCCAGCCCCTGACTCGTGTTCGTCATCGTGTTGTCCCGCATCGTCGTGTGCCGGACCGACGCGAGCAGAACGCCCGCGTTCGACGTGTCCCGCACCGTGTTGTCGGTCAGGGTCGTCCCCTTCACGTAGTCCCAGTCGGCCGGGACGCCGTTCGACTCGTCGGTCCAGAGGTAGATGCCGAAGGTCCCGCGCTGGACCGTGTTGTTCGAGAAGGCGTTGCCGACCGACGGCCCCGTACTCGACAACAGGAGGATGCCGTACAACTCGGTGTCCTGTACCACGTTGTCGGCGACGACCACGTCGGTCGCGGTGACGAGATACAGCCCGTTGTCGCTGTCCGTCACGCGGTTCCGGAGAATCTGCGTCCCGTCGAGATCGAACGCCGTGAGCGCGGTCGCCTCACTCCCGGTGATCTCGTTGTCTGCGACGATGCCGCCCACCAGCGAGTCGAGCGTGACCGACTCGGCCGTGCTGTCGCGGAGTTCCATGCCCGAGAAGGTGGTGACGCCGACTCCCGGTCGCAGGGTGATGCTCGATCCGGCCGCGTCCACGCGCTGGACGACCGTATCCTGGCCGCCGACGTCCAGTCCGGTCGGGTTCGTCCGCACCGTGTTGTCGGTGATCGTCGCGTTGCTCGCGTCGCTGGCGATGCCGGTCTGGCCGTTGCCGAACGCCGAGAGACCGGTGAGGCTCGCGTCGTCGGTGTTCCTGCCGACGAACAGTCCGATTCCGTCGTTCTGCGCGAAGACGCTGTCCCGCACGGTGAGGTTCACGGCGGGGTCCGCGCCGCCGATCTGGACGCCGTTCGCGCTGAAGGCCGCGCCGTTCGCCGTCGCGCGCACGTCGGCGACGAGACTGTCCGACGAGTCGTCGATCCAGAGACCGTACTGCCCGTTGTTGCGGGCGACCGTCTCGGTGATCGCCACCGAGTCGGTGCCGTCGGTGTAGACCCCGCGCAGGTCGTTGTCGACGAACTCGCTCCGTGCGACCGTCAGGTCGGCCCCGCCGACCGTCTCGACTGCGGTCCGCCAGTCGGTCGCCGAGAGGCTCCGGACCGTGACGTTGGTGACGCCGGTGCCGTCGTCCACGAGAATGGCGGTCCCCGACCCGGTGCCGTCGAGTCGGCGACCCGCGCCGTCGATCACCACGTCGTCGGACTCGACGGTGACGAAGGGAGTCGCCGACACGTCGGCGAAACTCCGATTCAGGTAGTAGTAGCCCGGCGAGGTGATGACCGTCTGACCGTCGATGGGCGTCCCGCGCTCGGCGAAGGTGGTGCCGGTCGAGAGCGCGCCCGCGTCGGCGTTGTCGGTCGCCAGTCGGTTCGGCGCGTCCACGAGTCCGTCGCCGTCGTCGTCGGCGAACAGTTGGCTGTAGCCGGTGCCGGCCGGGGTGAGCCACGCGTTCCCCGAGATGGTGCCGCCGCCGAGGACGTTCGTCCCGGCGGCGGGGGTGACGTTCCAGTCGTTCGCGCCCGGCGTCCCCTCGAAGGCGACGTTGACGCCGTTCTCGAACCGGTTGTCGTAGACGGTGTGGCCCTCGGTGCCGTCGCCCATCCCGATGCCGTACTCGGTGTTGTCGCGCACGACGTTCGTCCGGATCGTGTTCACGTCCGCGAACCGCCGGACGAAGACGCCGATCCGGGCGTCGCTGATCGTGTTGCTCTCGATCAGGCTGTCGTCGCTGTTGACGACGAGGCCGTCGTCCGCGCCCGAGAGCGTGTTCTCGGCGGCCGTCACGCGCTCGCCGTCGAGCCAGAGGTTGAACTCGCCGTTGTCGGTCAGCGTGTTGGTCCGGACCTGCGCGTCGTCTGCGTTGCTGAGGAACAGCCCGCGACCGTTGGTCGAGACGGAGTTGTCCTCGACCGTCAGCCCCGCTCCGGAGAGACGCATCGCGTCCCCACCGACGAGTGCGTTCCCGGTGACGGTGTTCGCAGAGACGGTGACGTTCGCCCCGCCCGCGTTCACGCTGAAGCCGTCACGAGCGTTGTCCGTCGCGGTACTCCCGGTGACGACCGTGTTCGAGACGGACGCCAGCGAGAGGCCCTGGTCGCCGTCGCGGGCGGTGACGTTCCTGACGACGAAGCCGTCGGTGCCGGAGGCGCGGAGCCCGTCTTCGTTCCCGACGAACAGACTGTCTTCGACGACGACGCCGGTGGCACTCCCGACGAGTACACCCCGCCGCCAGTCGCCGCGCACGTCGAGGTTCCGGAGCGTGACGTTCGTCAGGCCGTCGGTGACTGCCACACCGGCATCGAACACCGACGCGCCGCCGGTGTCGATAGCGTGGAAGCCCCCGTCGAAGACCACGTCACTGCTCGTGATCTCGATACAGGGGCCGCTCGCGGTCGTGATCGGCCCGCTAAGTTCGTAGACGCCCGGTTGGTCGACGACGGTACACCCGGTGATCGTGGTGGTCGCCGCAGGTGTCACGCCGTCGTTGCCGGCGGTCTGGAAGGCCGGGATCGCGACGACGCTCGGGGCGACGACGCTCAGGACGACGAGTGCGGTCACGAGAACCACGCTCAGTCGCCTCCCGGTCGAATGGGTCCGGCGCCGTCTCCGCGACGGCGAACTCGCTCGTGTCATTGCAGCTACTGTCGCGGGTGCCGGGTTATACCTACGTAGCGTGACGAGTTCCAGTCGGCGGGACGTGGTCCACTTTCTGGAACGGTGTGCAACGGCAGTAACACTTTTACAGGCAGGTCCGTTCTCTCAGTGCGATGGTGGGCGAAGGGAGTGATCGGCCGAAGTTGCCGCTGTCGGCGCTGAAACGGGCCGAGTCGCTGTCGGCACTGCGGGACGGGCCACTGGCACGCCACGAGTTACAAGACCGGTTGGGCGTCTCCCGGACGACGGTCCACCGGATCGTCAGCGCACTCGAAGACGACGGTCTGCTCGTCAGAGACGACGACGGTTACGAACTGACCGGCTTCGGTCACACGACCGCCCGCGCCGTAGACGAGTACCGCGAGACGATCACGGCCGCCGAACGACTCCAACCACTGCTCGACTGTCTGCCGACGACCTTCGACGTGCCGGTGCGCGCCTTTTCGGACGCCCGACTGACGACCCAACAACCCGGCAACCCCTACGCCCCGGTGGAGCGATTCGTCGGCTGTCTCCGGGAGAGTGGCTCGCTCCGGGGGATCGACACGACCTCGATCGCGCCGATCTACGTGGACGCGATCCGCGCGGAGATTCTCGCGGGGATGACGACCGACGTGGTGTACCTCCCGTCGGTGGTCACGAGCATCGTGGAGGCGTACCCCGACGACGTGGCGCGGGCGGTCGAGAGCGGCGAACTGACGCTCCGGACCCACGACGACCTCCCGTGTGGGCTGGCGATCTTCGACGACCGGGTGGCACTCGGCGGCTACGACCCCGAGACGGGGATGCTCCGCGCCTTCGCCGACACCGACGACCCCGAGGCGCGGGCGTGGGCACTCGACGTGTACGACGACTACGTGTCGGCGGGGACGGTGTTCTACGGCCCGAACGACACGGAGCCAGGTCTCGTGTCCATCGAGGCCGACGGTGGGGAGTCTACCAGCGACGAGTCGGCGTCGGCCGACGAGTCGTGAGTGGTGGCGAGCGGCGAGTCGTGAGTGGTGGCGACCGACTCGGGTCGCCTCGCCGGTCAGCGAGACACGCCCGGATACGAAACGTTGAAACGCGCCACGACAGAAGTCGTCGGCATGGAACTGCGGGTCATCGAGAAGACCGACGAGGAACTCCGGATCGAGATCGCGGGCGAGGACCACACCTTCATGAACGTGCTGAAGGGGACCCTGCTGGAGACCGAGGGCGTCGTCGCGGCGACCTACGACCTGAACCCCGAGCAGTCCGGTGGCCAGACCGAACCGATCCTGTCGATCAAGACCGAGTCGGGCTACGACCCACTCGACGTGCTGGCCGACGCCGCCGGCAACATCCGCGAGACGACCGACGCCTTCCGCGAGGCGTTCGACGCCGCCGCGTGACGCGACACGCCTGAGGCCGCGCGACCGCTCGACCGCGACCCCGCGTCAGGCCGAACCGAGAATCGCATCGCAGTTCGGACAGACCAGAAATTCTCCGTCGACGTCGTGTTCGCCGGACACCGCCGAGTAGGTGAACCTGTCCAGTCGCTCGGTGTGATCGCAGTGTGGACAGCGTGGCATACCGGCGAGTACGCGCTCGACGGCCAAAACGTCACCTCGCGAGATCAGAGTCGCACCGGCACGCCGCGTTCGTCGAGGTACTGCTTCACGTCCTGGATCGAGTACTCGTCGAAGTGGAAGATAGAGGCCGCGAGCCCGGCGTCGGCACCGGCCTCGGTGAACACCTCGTACATGTCCTCGGGACCGCCACACCCCGAGGAGGCGATGACCGGCGTCGAGACGTTGTCACAGACCGCCGAAGTGAGGGGAATGTCGTAGCCGTCTTTCGTCCCGTCGGCGTCGATGGAGTTGACGAACAGTTCGCCCGCCCCACGGGACTCGGCCTCGCGTGCCCACTCGACTACGTCGATGTCGGTCCCCTCCCGGCCACCCTTGATCGTACACTCGAACCAGCAGGACTCGCCGTCGACCTCGGCGTAGAACTCGCCCTGCTCGTCGTAGCGCCGGCGGGCGTCGACCGAGATGACGATACACTGCGAGCCGAAGGCCCGCGCGCCCTCGTTCACGAGGTCGGGGTTCTGGAGCGCGGCGGTGTTGATCGACACCTTGTCTGCGCCCGCCCGCAGGGTCTCCTTGATGTCCTCGCGGGTCCGGATGCCCCCGCCGACGGTCAGGGGGATGAACACCTCGTCCGCGACGCGGGAGACGGTGTCGAGCATCGTCGCTCGGCCCTCCGCGGAGGCGGTGATGTCGAGGAAGACGAACTCGTCTGCGCCGGCCTCGTTGTACGCCTTCGCCATCTCGACCGGGTCGCCGGTGTACTTTAGGTCCTCGAAGTTGACACCGGTGTAGACGGCCGGATTCCCGTCCTCGTCTAAGTCCACGTCGATACAGGGGATGATGCGCTTCGTGAGCATTCGCTACCGGGTGCTTCGCCGGGTGTGGGTTTCACGGTTTCGTCTGTCAGTCACCCACGACTGAAGTCGTGGGCTTCCTCCTTGCATCTCTGTGAGTCGGTTCTCGCTGTCGCGGTGCGGGTGCGGTTCCTCGCGCTACGACGCGTCGCGGTCGCGGTGCTGGTTGCAGTCGCTGTGCAGTCGCGGTTACAGTCGCCGTGCTCTGGCGGTCGCTACGCACTGTCGAGTTCAGAAATCAGCAATTCGGAGACCACCGATCGGCATCACGACAACAGCGAGAACCACGCACGACCACACTCCCGAAGCGTCCAGCGCCCGGTACCGCCTGTTCAGGACGCTCGCCGGGCCAGCAGGCCAGCGCCAAGCATCGACACCAGCGCCACGAGGACCCCGAAGCCGGGGACACTCGTCGTCGTCGCTGGCGTGTCGTCCACCGCCTGTGTCGTCGTGCCGGGTGTCGCGGTCGGGGTCGGACTCGCGGTCGGTGTCGCAGTCGGCGTCGCGGTCGCGTTCGCCTGCGCGTACGCCTCCGGATGGAGCGCCTTCGCCAGCGCCCGAACCGGCTGGATCACACGCGGGGCTGGCTGGCTGAGGTAGTTCCCGTTCAAGACGAGGACGTTCCCCTCCTGCACTGCGGTCGTGCTGTTGTAGGCGTCGTTCTGTGGCACCTGCGGGCCGTCGCTGTTCAGGACGATCCACTCGGGGTCCTGCGCGACGACCGTCTCCGGACTGATCTGCTTGTAGCCCGTGATGTTCGCCTCGCTGGCGACGTTCGTCCCACCCGCCGTGGTGATGATCTCGTCCACGAACGTCCCTTCGCCTGCCGTGAAGCCGAAGAACGTGTAGAGCACGCGCGGGCGGTCCTCGCCCTCGGTCGCCGCTGCGACCGTCGCCAGTTCCGACTCCATCCGGTCGGCGGTCGCGTCTGCCGACTCACAGTTGCCGGTCAGTTGGCCGTAGAGTCGCGTCTTCTCGACGACAGCGCCGAGCGTCCCGGCGAACTCGGCCTTGTAGACCGTCAGCCCCGAGTCACGGAGCGCCTGGACCGTCTCGTCGGGGACGACGTTCGGCGCGAGCACCAGATCGGGGGTCGTGCCGACGACCTTCTCCGTCGAGATGGCGGTCTGGCCCGCCCCGGAGATGTTCGTCTTCGCCTCTGCACCGTCGAGATACGCCGCGAACTGGGTGACGCCGACGACCTGCGACTCGGCCTCGATCGCCCACAGCGTCTGTGCCGCACTCGGCGACAGCGAGACGATCCGCTCCGGGCGGTCGTCGATCCGGACCTGCGTCCCGGTCGCGTCCGTCACCGTCACCGGGAACGCACAGGTCGTCTGCTGGGTCGTCGTCACCCCGTCCAGTTCGCCCGGCGTGTCTGCACTACTCTGCACGGCTCTCGCGTCGAGATCACTCGCCGCCGGCCCCGCCGCCCCGGCGATCCCGGCCGGGACCACGCCCGCGAGGAGCACGAGGACTGCGACGACCACTGTCGATGTTCGCATCGTCAGCGACGAGTCGCTAATCCAATAAATATTTACCTAACCCAAGTAGAGTTGAGGGGAGATGCGGACCACGACGCGGGCCGGGGGCTACTCGGTCGGACTGCTCGCCCTCCTCGCAGTCGTCACCCTCGCCAGTGCCGCCCTCGGCCCGGTCGCGGTCCCGCCCGCGACGGTGGCGAAGACACTGCTCTCGCACCTCCCTGGGCTGGCCTTCACCGTCCCCGAACCCCACCGCGTCATCGTCGCCTCGATCCGGCTCCCCCGGATCGCGCTGTCGGCGACCGTCGGTCTCGCCCTCGCCTCGGCCGGCGTCGTCATGCAGGGGTTCTTCCGCAACCCGATGGCCGACCCCTCGATCATCGGCGTCTCCTCCGG of the Salinirubrum litoreum genome contains:
- a CDS encoding amidohydrolase; its protein translation is MTAPADLVLTNGEVHTLGDPDETYEAVAVRDGRIVRLADSDEIDFLVGVETEVVDLAGRVCLPGFTDAHTHMTTLGRSLVHADLSTADSPGDAIELLRDRAAEVAEDEWVLGFGYDESTWDESRYLTRNDLDAVTGAQPVAAVREDMHVASLNSVALDRLLDEMPDDDVHRDAEGPTGVVVEEAVDPLYAAIEPGPTETRDLLESAQAYANERGVVGVHDMVRQSHAPGVYRDLAADGDLSLRVRLNYWSDHLDALLDLRERTNHGSEFVRVGAVKSYTDGSFGGRTAKLSEPYADAEEGEEDGDAEDGGTATGSWVVAPDELQALVTRADDAGLQFTAHAIGDEAVDAVLDAYETCDDPGAARHRVEHAELTSDEAIERFADSGVIASVQPNFLKWAGEGGLYESRLGDRRTETNRYADLLAAGVHLAFGSDCMPLDPLLGVHHAVNAPAAAQRLGVTEALRAYTRGAAYAGFDEDRLGTVEVGKLADLVVLDDSPWEQSDAIRDIDVALTLVDGDVVYDGR
- a CDS encoding PHP domain-containing protein; the encoded protein is MSLDYDYHTHSTYSDGDLLFRMLAAAESAGLAGIGVTDHCNVAERESMQEMKAQFGFNLDTTYERRRRGIEAYRDRFDLHIFDGVEMDYEPQDENRIAAFLETADFDYAIGSVHHVEDVNVHFESYFGRKSEAERRDVVATYFDKLVALIDSELFEIAAHPDLIERNPALRGLATDEDYERVADAFADSRTIPEVNAGRALDDYGEFHPTPAFLDALLDRGVSVTVGTDSHSPEVVEPRLAALTERLDEVGVEPVDVVT
- a CDS encoding transcription elongation factor Spt5, which codes for MPIFAVKTTASQERTVAEMLANKEAEEIHAVLAPDSLTSYVMVEADDSAVLERLLDEIPHARSIVPGTSGYAEVEHFLSPTPDVEGIAEGDIVELIAGPFKGEKARVQRIDEGKDQVTVELYEATVPIPVTVRGDQIRVLDSDER
- a CDS encoding protein translocase SEC61 complex subunit gamma, translating into MDVKYDLTSYVRVLKLASTPSWEEFSQIAKIAGAGIFLVGLMGFLIFAVMAILPLGGV
- a CDS encoding beta strand repeat-containing protein gives rise to the protein MVLVTALVVLSVVAPSVVAIPAFQTAGNDGVTPAATTTITGCTVVDQPGVYELSGPITTASGPCIEITSSDVVFDGGFHAIDTGGASVFDAGVAVTDGLTNVTLRNLDVRGDWRRGVLVGSATGVVVEDSLFVGNEDGLRASGTDGFVVRNVTARDGDQGLSLASVSNTVVTGSTATDNARDGFSVNAGGANVTVSANTVTGNALVGGDAMRLSGAGLTVEDNSVSTNGRGLFLSNADDAQVRTNTLTDNGEFNLWLDGERVTAAENTLSGADDGLVVNSDDSLIESNTISDARIGVFVRRFADVNTIRTNVVRDNTEYGIGMGDGTEGHTVYDNRFENGVNVAFEGTPGANDWNVTPAAGTNVLGGGTISGNAWLTPAGTGYSQLFADDDGDGLVDAPNRLATDNADAGALSTGTTFAERGTPIDGQTVITSPGYYYLNRSFADVSATPFVTVESDDVVIDGAGRRLDGTGSGTAILVDDGTGVTNVTVRSLSATDWRTAVETVGGADLTVARSEFVDNDLRGVYTDGTDSVAITETVARNNGQYGLWIDDSSDSLVADVRATANGAAFSANGVQIGGADPAVNLTVRDSVFAQNDGIGLFVGRNTDDASLTGLSAFGNGQTGIASDASNATITDNTVRTNPTGLDVGGQDTVVQRVDAAGSSITLRPGVGVTTFSGMELRDSTAESVTLDSLVGGIVADNEITGSEATALTAFDLDGTQILRNRVTDSDNGLYLVTATDVVVADNVVQDTELYGILLLSSTGPSVGNAFSNNTVQRGTFGIYLWTDESNGVPADWDYVKGTTLTDNTVRDTSNAGVLLASVRHTTMRDNTMTNTSQGLALREIGYPGRFDITPARGTSDFGSNSADRTDVRHYLHDIDTSNTIDGRPIVYRTNETGTSVTAVDDPAFVAYVASSNVEVRGVSPANGSHGVLLAGTTDAVVEDVTATGVGRGVGVTVGSDRATIRNVTVSSVEVAEGIGAGIGVFVGNSVDAVIDGVSVSGVQTRGSGVGFWYGANRGTVSGAALTGAEHNVEIRLTDDVEIRDSTLTASTANGAGVLNAQANGTVIADNQFADDTRGVDVAQFSRDLRIVRNTFLRTDTTAVDVTAGSRLDSNVTVAANDIVAAGDEGIRIDRTANATVRNNRLDGGGIVLAPATNTTVADNVIENAETGLTVDILRSAGTYDSNGNVLANNTIRDANRTGIAFRSNSGDTPYDTLVVNTTIERSGVDSFTPGSGIEMEGVAGNEIRDTVIRDTLGYGVYLLQDTRDNTLTNVTVENATLADFLTEFDAANNDVDRLNLANETVSFTARNVLVNSSVATRAPPSGQGSLGPAINVSPVNRSFDETARLNLTVFYEDADATGLDESTLRVYRDTGSAWVQVPENNAVDTSANTVTANVSAGGILAVFGQTDGTTPTPTPTPTPTPTPTPTPTPTPTPTPTPTPTPTPTPTPTPTPTPTPTETPTPTPTPTETPTPTPTPSPTPTETPTATPTETPTATPTETPTEAPGGGGGGGGSRTPVGTPDISVSLDSPADGATFVVGETVTVTGTLTNAGDGGGTVDVSLTLDGTEIGGTDYFLPRNSSRVVGYTTTITTPGTYELALNGDTITVTVDPVGGTTTATGTPTAGGTTTAGGNGGGTATASATPTGTPGSTQTTTPGFGVLVPILALLALAVLALRREQ